DNA from Hippoglossus hippoglossus isolate fHipHip1 chromosome 1, fHipHip1.pri, whole genome shotgun sequence:
GAAACAACCCTGTTAAAGTAAAGAGAAAAAGttaatacaaaatgtatgtacATGTACTTAGAAGATCTGTACATTTGACTATTTACACTCTACACAACCTTCAGAGATCTTGCCATGAAATCACATCTATAAATTGCCATGGTTGGCGTATTAGGCCGCAGTaggcagagctgcagtgagAAGGACTATTTTAACCCCAAACTTcccttttattttctccacagaAGTTCCACagtaaaatcttctgaaacttgacaaACAGTCAGTGGGGGTCACCATGGACAAGAGCGAGGTggaatatctgtgtcacctctcaagaataaaaaataaataaaaagcaaaaaaatgtatatgagcAATATATGAGCGGCATAATGAAGAAATTGCCAACTTTCCCTTTGATTTTTTCTCAGCAAGTTATGAGTGCCAAATTTCCATGaaacacatatatttaatattccATTTCCTTATACTTGTTGATGTCTTGTGtggaaatcaaatcaatattctATAATCAGTGTCATTAAACTGTTTTTCCCGCTCCAATGTCCTGAGACCACGAATCGACGCGCACCATTTTCGAGGTGCTGCTGTTGTGACGCAGACCCAcatgacctcagagctgaagctgggCTCTGATCTGCCGgccggctaacgttagcatcaCGCACAGCTAACAGGCTAGCTCATAAGAACTGATACAGCAGTTTAATATCTAAATACTGTTAGCCTGAGTGCTGACCGGTATATACACGCGTGTAAGTTGTTTCTTTCAAAGCTAAGTCATGCCTGTGTCGATTTGTCAGCTAGCATAACAATACCATAACGTAGGTTGGTTCATTTGGTTAGCCAGCATTAAGGCTAAGTGGACAGAGGTGTTGTTGGCTGTTAGGAGACAAGAGACAAGTCTTACCTGAAGTTAGTGCTGATAAAACACCAGACTGATGAATGTCCTGTCAGTCTGCGGAGCCTCTGGAGCCGATAAAATACCCAAAATTAGCTAATAACATCCACCATGCTACATGTGACACACAGGACAGGAAACCGTGGTTTTTATGATACTACTTCTGGTCtgcatttcaaagtaaaagctttaTTCACAAAGGGATGTGTAGACTGTGTCTGTAAACattgcctttttaaaaataaaataaatacataaagagtaaaaaaatataataataatctgtctAGTTATGTAGGAATCTACACACAAATACTAATCTTAATTTTAAccaaaaaattacaaaatattcTATAATTTTCTCTTACTTTATAATCATCAATAACAATAgaataatcacaaaatacacactGGTATTTTGTGTATTGATAAGCGATCAGTGtaacattattttttacaatactaatacacagaaacactttTGAATAGTTTCTAAATAATCCATGATGGAGCATCAAGTGCCAAAACTGtcaaaacagtttaaatgtgaattaaatGTCTGAATAATGCAGCAGAGTTTTACAACAGTCTTGTCATAAGTTTAGAGCCACACATCTCAGCCATGGTTGTACTCATAGAATGTATATAAAAGACTGATGTAGACTGTTTATGTCTGTCATACTCTGTTGTACTCATCATTGAAAAGAGAATTGAATCTGATATCCCTATTGACATCATGCTGGGTTATTTTTCTCAGACTTGGCTAAATCTCCTTCAGAACAAGTGAAAGCATTTCACAGGTTGCTGAGTATTAGTCGAGACAAATGAACTGAGGTTGACATTTTACCTTCAAATGGCTTGTTGCTCTTGAAAATGTGCAACTTCCTTGTCACCCTTGTGGTTTtcgccatctagtggttaaAGAAGGACATAAACACAAAAGCACCTTCAATAATAAATAGTTCCTTGTTACCATCAGGACATTGTTATGTTTTACCTACTTTTTTTAACCACTACTCCAAATTGTTTATCCCATATGCGATCTGTCTTTTACATGGTAAATAACTCCTTAAACCCTTTACTTCTTTGTAGCTGATCTTTTTgcccactttttaaaaactttattattgCCATTTGCCATAGCTTGCCACAGCTTTATTATCTATTCTATTCATATTATTGCCTATTCTTATATCCATTTAGCTCCCTTGTATCTTGTGCCTATCTGTTTATGTTCATTTGTACAAAATATTCCAGATGAATTCCACTCAGTGGGATAAATAACGTTATTGAGTTGATCAGTTAATCCTGATAAGTGTGGTTCACGGCTGTACAATacaatggttcatgtgcaatccattcactgtacatattctcacactgcacatattttTCCTGTtcttacactgtatatattagttttaattccattcatatttttttatatttccttacatTAAGTATTATTATCCTTACACGTATAGCATcttacttattacttactggTGCCTATTTAGACTACTGCAAATGTTCCTATAGTGGAACTAatacaggattattttattttatcttatcattTCAaaccttatatacagtctatgtttcaAACAGGGGAATAAATAAACACCAAGTAGTACATACTCCTGCCCTGTTGGTGTCGCACTATAATCCGGCGATCTCTTCAATCTGGACcacatttcctcttcttcctcttcttcttcgctgGACTCTGAAGGGAAGTGTCCTCCATGTCATTGCAGTTGTGTTGAGGTTGAACGTCCATAAAAAGAAGCCATGTCTGGGTACACGCCGGACGAGAAGCTCCGTGTCGAGCAGCTGGCAAAGCTCCGCAGACAGTGGCTGAAGGACCAGGAGCTCAGCCCCAGGGAACCCGTGGTCAAGGCCAAACCTTCCGGCGTCGTCTCCAAGTTCTGGGCTGGCTTCCTAGAGCCCAAGAGCCTGTGGAGGCTTTATGTGAGTCCGTGCAAACAGCCACACAACAACAAGCATGCTCGTGTGATGACAGTTTTATACGTGATGTATAAGTGAAGACACGTGTTTTACTGTAACTGCTGATCTTATTGAAGTAGCATTAGCACATTGAGAGCTACAATACAAACAGGTACATGTAGGTTTATTCGCTTCccagctgtttgtgtctgtgcaggcatcttcacatttcacattagcAAGAGCTGTAAATATTTAAGTTGATAATTTGAGTAGAACAGGGACTTTGTTATTTAACACCTGACCTTAAAATGTCTGCTGGGAAAAAGGCACAATATCACATCTAGTTAGagttgatattgatattaagAGTTTATATTAACCcctgttttaaaacaagaacTTATATTTAGATTAGGTGACATCTTATTAGCCTTAGCAGTATGCCATGCTACAATTACTGTGCATATTACATGTTAATAATATTATTTGGAAAGACTCAAACTTGCTATGTTaagtaccttgagataatgtgtgatttggcactatacaagtaaaacaattatattcaattcaattgcTTAGAGAAATATACTTGCTGAGCtctgtcattgttttttcaaagagagagagttaaCAGCACCAAGCAGCACTAAGCCAGctgttgtttcagtgtttttgtacAGGCAAACTGTATGGTGACCTTTCATCAGTGGGAAAGATACTGGATAGATGTTGTTCAGAATTATAATTTGGTGCAAAGATCTTCCTAAATTTATCTTACGTTTATCCTCCAGAATTCACACAATTTAAGTTAAGATTTAGAGAGTTCAGAGTTAATTAGTGTTCCAGCCTTTAGAAAATGAGTCAAAATTGTTTCGACAAACTGATTTGATATATCACATACAGCCAACATTTTCCAAATTGCCCTAAGAGAGCTTTACAAAATGTACAATTGATACCCATGATTCCATCCATTGTAAAGTAGATGTTGTTGAATTTTGGTTCAACAACATCTGACTGACTGTTAAATAGACTGGAAGCAACATTAGTGTTATTACACACAAATTGCAGGttattttcaattcaaaattTCCTTTTACATATTGTCATTTGTTCCCCTAACTGTACCAGCCCTACTTTATCTTACTTGATAGCACTTGAcaattctctgtgtttcttaGAGCCACTTAGGGCCAACACTTAATATACAGCTAAATATTTGACATGCATATATGAATTACTTAGTGTGAGAGCACAAGCACCTGTTTAAATTATGATCTATGTGGAGCAGtgaggattaaaaaaattattaattgTGTAATTCACTTTgtctatatttatttgtttatctccTTACAGACCTACAAAGCGTATACAGGAGGAGTTTTCACATTAACCCGGCTGTTGATACCTGCTTGGATTGTTCACTACTACGTGAAATACCATGTTGCTGTAAgttaaaagaaatgtttgacattgttttttatgttaaattgcaaaataaaatgatcatgGTGGTAAACAAAAAGAGTAAACAGAATGGGGACCTATCACATCACATGTTAAGGATGTGGAGCACACACTGTTGAACAGAATCACATTACTCAAGACTCTTGGAAGTTTATCATTAGAGTTAGAAATTCAGCTGTGCCACTAAATTGTTGATATTTTGTATTGATGACTTTGCATTTCTCTGAGGAACATTAATGTTCAATTACAGGACATTGATAAGAGAACAATGACCCAGTCTTAAACGCATGTTTACACGGGTGGATTGAAACAATATTCAACTTCCATATTTCCCGGGCGTTgactctgttttgttttatatgtcCAGTATACCTATGCTCAGTGGTGTTTCCATTTGATAGTAGCTTTACCTACAACGACTTGAACTCCAGGCTTGCTGTTCCAAAAGGGGGCTACACTACAACTCCTATGTTTGTTATATGCATAGCAGAGGGGCGGTGCTCCCAGGCTACAATTCCACCACTGTTTATATTAGTATCTAAAGTGTTGGATCATTATATAGGCCCTATAATAAGGTAACTTGCAAAGAAAGCACGTATACTTTTAGAATGACGAATATGCAAAATTTAAATTTTCCATGTTCACCATAAAAGTCTCGAATAATGTAGGTGTTTTCTTTAGCTTATAAATGCATAGATCAGTAGGCATACTAAATAACAGTATCATTGTCCTCCGCAGCCCAAGCCATATGGTATTGTGGAACTGAAACCCAGGCTCTTCCCAGTAAGTTCAACTCATCTATTGATTCTAACattatgcttttatttatgCTATAATCActgtcatttttgtttcttgtaTGTACAACTCTTTATGAGCTTGCATTACCGGCCATAgcttgatatttttaaagaggaaaggaatattttttaattatttctgttcttgattTTGTGTTTAGGGTGACACCATTCTGGAGACAGGAGAAGTTGTTCCAGATCTCCCCGAGACCCACGGCCATCACTGAAGatgaaatatttcaataatGTCCCTGAGTTTGTGTTGTAAAAACTGTGTATATGCcattaaaatattacattgtAATATCATCTATCGCCATGACTCTGATTTTACAACTGAATGTAAACAGTGAGTTGTTTTAGAATTTTTAGAAAAGTTTTTTCAATTTTACACATGTTTGTTAATACAGCCTTAGCAGAGCAGCAGTTGGAAACACCTCTGCTTGTTTGATGCATTTCATTTTGAAGTAGGTGTATTGGGGTTGGTGGATTGTTAAGAAAACACTCATATGCTACAAACGAAGATGTTGGTTGAAAGAAGGAAATGAATTAACAATATTTTCTGTAGAGCTGAATCAGTGAAGATGTGAATTTTCACTTTATATGAAATCTAGTACAGcatacacaaaaatacacaggATATCCGGGAAGTGAGAACACTGTCTGTAGAGCTTTGATGCTGCCtaatacatttgtattcttctATTATGCCTAGTATGACATTTCACACATGCTTCAGATTGCAGTTCAACTGGATTGACAACCCTGctactgtgaaataaaagttttttgaTTCCCAGTTAAAGAAATTAGGCTGTTAAAAGCAACAGAAAGACCGTTGAAGAAATACAGATGGATACAatacagaaagaacaaacaatGTGGAAATAACTACATGTACTGTTGAAGGACAATAGTTACAGTGGCCAAATGTATAGTCTGTGCTAAAAGACCTGGTGGggcagtaaacaaaaaaacaaatatgtatttaaagtgtAGAGCTGTCTCCAGTCGTCAGTGGGTGTCATATAACATGAAAACGAGGCCtaaatgggttttattttggtaaCCACAGACCCGGAATATGTACTTATATTGGTACCAGAAGTATCAAACAGAGCAACTATGAAGGATGCAAATGTAAATCTAAAATAATCTAAACATGCAACAGTcttatttgtgatttatttatcaCTTATTTTGTGTTCTCTGTAAAAAACTTTCTTTGATGTTTCAAATAGCTGTGATGTCTCTTATTGTGAAAACCGGAAGTGTCGTGTTGAATTTAGAATgtagacatatatatatacgtgtaggtgggttgtgtttcttttgtctgCTTGTAAACAGTCACTGAGGATCGAAACCTCTTATAGAAATGGACTCGTCTCTCACGGACAGAGAAGGTTAACACACCGTCACCATTGTTCGTGTCAAAGGAACTCTGAGGTAAACTTTTCAAACGTCCTGGCTAACTAGCTACATAGCATCTTAGCCGCCTTAGCTAGCCTGCTAACTTTAGCCGACCAAGTCAACCTGTTCGGGAACTAGACTCTGTGGGTTTGTTTATCGTCAGCTGCACTGCTTTCCTGACAGAAGAGTGTAATATCGTTCACGTGTCAGAACTCGAACCGACTTATTTCCAGCTGTGACGCCACAACACTCGCCTCCAAACAGGCGGCGCCTTTTGCGATTGTAGCCTAACGTGCTAATATGCTAACAAACCGACAAATGACACAGTCGAAGGggaagaaggagggagacaATCGTCGGTTTAATGTCGAGCTCGCCCGCGCCGGATACTCTAAATACTATGATACGAGGTTTGCTGGAAATGATCAAAGTGTTTCCAGGATCTTTCATGTACAGGGAGGTTTGATCTGCTGTAGGAGGGTGACACTGGACGAGCTGACATTACGACACCATGACGCTGCCCATGCTCTCGAGTTTGGCTATCGTTTTTATATTAATGACGTATTTGTTCTCTAGAGACTCAAATGTTCTAAGGACAATTCGTTTTACATGTAATTGTACTGAGTTGGGTGTTTGTAGTGTAGTAATGAAATAAGTTGGTATTGTTTTAAAACGTACATAAcagctttatattttacagtaaGGAAACGATCCAAGAATCAAATTGTATTGTTTATATAACAAAGGGAGAGATTGTTAATcatgaaaagaaagatgaagaatATCTGGATAAGAACATGGACATTAACCCTCCACCATCTACACTCGCAGGGTTCACATGCACAATGTATTTCAACACAATACAACAGCTCTAACTTTAGGAAGCTCATTAGGTTCAGTTTTATAAGCAATTTTAAAAAGACGAGTGGATCGAGAGGAGCTGTGTCAGGCTTTTAATAACTTAGCAATATAATCCAGTCCACTTACACACCCCCACCAACTATGACCtcagtgtttaaacatgtgATTGGACCCACACCTCTATGTTGGCATtaacaaaatctgaacattaTAATATTTCTAAATGTAGACTCTTAGGCAGATCGACTGTATTGAATAGCGTTACATTCTACAGCTGTACCTAATGAAGTGACCACAGAGTGTATGGTTGAAACTAGTGTCAATACAGAAATGTGcattatctttttatttctagtGCTGCAAGTTCACAGCTGAAACTGAAAGGTTTTCACActgtgattaaaaagaaaattaaatgtaCAATTTTGTGTTCAAGTCACATCCTGCAGACTTAGCTTACTAATGAATTGACTGCATATGAATTACTTGGTGTGTTTTTCCCCAGTTAATGGAAAAGTATTTTATGCTTTAGCAGTGTTAATTGTAGAATTAAGCTACTTAAGTTTAAAGGGCTGATTTTTATACttaactgtaaaatgtctgtgaaaCTTAAAGTACATTGATGGCTGCCTTACATTTCCTGTTCTGTAGATGAGAGACTTTACAATTTAATATTGATTTCAacccttttttttgtgtcagatCATGTCAGCAATCAAGATTGCCCTGCAGCAGAGCCAGAAGAGTAGCAGGAGGAAAACCTCTGAAGCCATGTCAGCAGATGTGTCGCCAGACTCCAAGTGTCCCATCTGCTTGGACATGTTTAACAACATTTCGTACCTGGACCTCTGCCTGCACAAATTCTGTTTCCGTTGTATTCATGAGTGGTCCAAGAACAAAGCAGAGTGCCCTTTATGCAAACAGCCGTTTAATTCAATCTATCACACTATAAAATCAGAGCAAGACTTTAAAAAGTATGACTTGCAGCCAGTGAACAATGGCTCCTTTGGTTCTTTTGGGGGGGTGCGGTTTAGATACCGCACAACTCTCACTGGAGTCCACCGATCGATGAGTGGAAGGACCTCGCCACCTCCAGACAATGGAGTAATGTTCGAAGCCTCAACAATCCCTCCCCAACAACCTCAGGACCGTTACGTCCGACGCATGATGATGAGGCTGGCGGCCAAGCGGAAAGCTGCGAGTGAAGGTAGAGCAGTGAACAGCGTCCGAGAACAGGAAATGGTTAACTTCAGGAGGGAGCTGTATCGGCAAGGAGTTAGGGTCCGGACTGTTCGGGATGGCGGCCGCTCGCGAGACACCTCAGCTGAGTTCTACAGAACAAATCCTGCCTGCCTACATAGACTGATCCCCTGGGTAAAGAGAGAACTCAGTGTGCTGTATGGGTCCCACGGTTCTTTGGTAAACATAGTTCAGCACATCATCATGTCACGCATTACACGTTTCGACATGGAAGATGGAGCTATTCAGGAAGAGCTCAGGCCATTCATCCAGGGGCGCACAGAGCACTTTCTGCATGAGTTCATCAACTTTGCAAAATCCCCCTTCCATTTGGAGGCATATGACCAGCATGCTGTGTACGACTGCCCAGCCGCTTCCTCGAATGAAGACAGCAGCTCCAACTCATCTGTGATAGCAATTTCAGAGGACGAGGAACTCACAATGGATTTGGATCCCCCGGGAGAAACCCTGTCTACTCTGAGGGACTCTGTGTGGGATGATGAGACTCCTGGACCTTCATATTCTacgacagcagagcagagccgGGCAGAGCATCTGTCAGTCATCGACTCAGACTCTGACACCAGCTTAGAGGAGGAGACACGAGAGTTTGATGCTTCTCCACTGCAAATGCACCCCCATAACAAAACAGACATGACTCGGGGTGAAGTTAACAAACAAGAGGGTTTGTCTCCTGACGACTGTGTCATCGTAGGCTTTGTCAAGCCCACAGTAGAGAGGACTCCTGAGCTGGTTCAGCTCTCCTCAGACTCTGATGAGTTTGACTGTGAAGATACAGAGGAAGTGCCTCGTTTACCTCAACACATCCGCTTCTCCAGTGCCAGTCCTCCTGCTTTGCAGAGCTGTGATCCAAGAGGTGCTGGACAGTCAGAGAATGTAGAAATGGACCACAGTCATCAGTTTGATTCAAAAGTAATATGTAGCTCGCCGACATCTAGCAGACACAAGACATCCAGGAAGTCAGACAGAAAAGATAGAGATGGAGGTTCTGATGGTGATGAGA
Protein-coding regions in this window:
- the ndufb6 gene encoding NADH dehydrogenase [ubiquinone] 1 beta subcomplex subunit 6 encodes the protein MSGYTPDEKLRVEQLAKLRRQWLKDQELSPREPVVKAKPSGVVSKFWAGFLEPKSLWRLYTYKAYTGGVFTLTRLLIPAWIVHYYVKYHVAPKPYGIVELKPRLFPGDTILETGEVVPDLPETHGHH
- the toporsa gene encoding topoisomerase I binding, arginine/serine-rich a: MSAIKIALQQSQKSSRRKTSEAMSADVSPDSKCPICLDMFNNISYLDLCLHKFCFRCIHEWSKNKAECPLCKQPFNSIYHTIKSEQDFKKYDLQPVNNGSFGSFGGVRFRYRTTLTGVHRSMSGRTSPPPDNGVMFEASTIPPQQPQDRYVRRMMMRLAAKRKAASEGRAVNSVREQEMVNFRRELYRQGVRVRTVRDGGRSRDTSAEFYRTNPACLHRLIPWVKRELSVLYGSHGSLVNIVQHIIMSRITRFDMEDGAIQEELRPFIQGRTEHFLHEFINFAKSPFHLEAYDQHAVYDCPAASSNEDSSSNSSVIAISEDEELTMDLDPPGETLSTLRDSVWDDETPGPSYSTTAEQSRAEHLSVIDSDSDTSLEEETREFDASPLQMHPHNKTDMTRGEVNKQEGLSPDDCVIVGFVKPTVERTPELVQLSSDSDEFDCEDTEEVPRLPQHIRFSSASPPALQSCDPRGAGQSENVEMDHSHQFDSKVICSSPTSSRHKTSRKSDRKDRDGGSDGDERSRERHCSKDRDQRRRRRSSSRERRHNSGRLVISQSSVNTLSRGRDYPYNSGRDSKLDCSSKRRDQERNDSGTHYTERRSYYYSSHKYSDRYTYSRSRSHSRDSVRRDRRHSRSFSSSRSPSAKSKSHHDKPGGKRKYKTRHLEEPSKNTLSNSGCEGDASAPLTKHKKKSKEKHRKKSKERSRKTSRSLSVELINEEHAHERSKRHHKKKKKHKKKSKKHRSDERTEKRSPTIITIDSDSDSFANDVVTQACSTNKDNAIDSITDDPVDPTALTSLS